One Helianthus annuus cultivar XRQ/B chromosome 12, HanXRQr2.0-SUNRISE, whole genome shotgun sequence genomic region harbors:
- the LOC110922676 gene encoding nuclear pore complex protein NUP1 — protein MATPGDVTAPYQTTGAGGKLRKKPTRRSIPYDRPLTALKNSNSSLLKKLVDPASRLVYDGARRLFEVFRKHLPPLSLQRPLGINEEPHNTPKDERRSDSLANTAAATGISELEQMLQEETFSRSEIQRLTSLLHSRTTESPSDSLEKAARGNFHAAISTPIVASKVIKEISSPAELTKSYMGSRSKLIQRTPITPAAQKAANSLRDLENGFMTPRSRGRSAMYTMARTPYTRSPIFSQKGIRSDYVHDAASTSSRLGHEGKMALKRNSSVLDDVIGSGGPLRRIRQKANVSSQRDKKELGCTVFQQDGSSQNLVLYKETEPKVSGYASVPAKSTQTANKILQHLEKPSPKEKNKTEAIVSRKFPVPTSMLTLVSDESTGSLKGKAPVGFTDLPSKVQEEPPRKKRATDYTFKIDDDIHDNGHVSFSLVKNNKPESSIADIIKTPSPPEVSETHTLVENNNNLILPEIAKVTQHAEVIHSSVLPQSTLQTGNIAPEKDSSSLSFVKTAENVTPAPFSASEPSELELMSSSDQKTNYSTSVNGNGNHQKSTGGSFLFGTATENLSAPFPAPASTSAAISTATTASTAVFTAATTTAANFSTSVPPTVFSFGSTYSTALTTSTAETANTTTTTTTTSPFSAITTTTTGSSLFGFSSPAATITTTASQPSGSFLNITNGSQTNTLASSSGTLFGSSPSFDIGSLGPTSETKSGHSASGPTTNIFGSTWQQPQNSSTLSSVFAFGASPTPTPTPSFATGGATSSSFAGLPVFGAVATSPNNNNDDQMSMEDSMAEDSMQTQSPVSPFGQASVGATPAPTQTLTPTVVPFQFGGQSNQATAPQNSFQSSSFNGGVGSFSLGSGGEKSNRRIVRVMKSKNRKK, from the exons ATGGCGACGCCCGGCGATGTAACCGCCCCGTACCAAACCACCGGAGCCGGCGGAAAGCTCCGAAAGAAACCTACACGCCGTAGTATTCCGTACGATCGCCCTCTCACCGCTCTCAAAAACAGTAACTCTAGCTTATTAAAAAAGCTCGTGGATCCAGCTTCTAGACTCGTTTACGACGGAGCTCGTAGGCTGTTCGAGGTTTTCCGCAAGCATCTTCCTCCTCTGTCATTACAACGGCCGTTAG GGATTAATGAAGAACCCCATAATACTCCTAAGGACGAAAGACGAAGTGATAGTCTTGCTAATACTGCCGCTGCCACCGGGATATCGGAGCTTGAACAAATGTTGCAGGAAGAAACTTTTAGTAG GTCCGAAATCCAGCGATTGACTTCATTGTTGCATTCAAGAACCACCGAGTCACCATCTGACTCATTGGAAAAAGCTGCAAGGGGTAACTTCCATGCTGCTATTTCGACTCCTATTGTTGCTTCCAAA GTTATCAAGGAGATTTCTTCACCTGCTGAGCTGACAAAGTCTTACATGGGATCCAGGTCAAAGTTGATTCAAAGAACACCAATCACACCAGCGGCTCAAAAGGCTGCAAACAGTTTACGGGATCTTGAAAACGGTTTTATGACACCGAGATCTCGAGGCAGATCAGCAATGTACACCATGGCTCGGACACCATACACCAGAAGTCCAATTTTTAGTCAAAAG GGAATTAGATCAGATTACGTTCATGATGCCGCATCAACATCTTCTCGACTTGGGCAtgagggcaaaatg GCTCTAAAACGTAACAGTTCTGTATTAGACGATGTTATAGGGTCAGGTGGCCCGCTGCGTAGGATTCGACAGAAAGCTAACGTTTCATCACAAAGAGACAAGAAAGAACTTGGATGCACCGTTTTTCAACAAGACGGTTCGAGCCAGAATCTGGTTTTATATAAAGAAACCGAACCAAAAGTTTCAGGCTATGCTTCTGTTCCCGCAAAGTCCACCCAAACAGCCAACAAAATATTACAACACCTTGAAAAACCGAGCccgaaagaaaaaaataaaactgaAGCTATTGTTTCAAGGAAGTTTCCGGTACCTACTAGCATGTTGACTTTGGTCAGTGATGAGTCAACAGGTTCTTTAAAAGGTAAAGCACCAGTTGGATTTACTGATTTGCCCTCCAAGGTTCAAGAAGAGCCTCCTCGGAAGAAGCGTGCAACTGATTATACATTTAAGATAGATGATGACATTCATGATAATGGGCATGTGTCCTTTTCATTGGTAAAAAATAATAAACCCGAGAGCTCTATCGCTGACATCATTAAAACTCCGTCACCACCGGAAGTTTCTGAAACGCATACGTTGGTcgaaaataataataatctgATATTACCGGAAATTGCAAAGGTTACACAACATGCTGAGGTCATACATTCATCTGTGCTCCCACAATCAACCTTGCAAACGGGGAACATCGCTCCAGAAAAAGATTCAAGTTCTTTGTCGTTTGTTAAAACCGCTGAAAATGTGACACCAGCCCCGTTTTCTGCTAGCGAACCTTCAGAACTCGAACTGATGTCTAGTTCTGATCAAAAAACAAACTACTCAACCAG TGTGAATGGAAATGGAAATCATCAGAAGTCAACAGGTGGTAGTTTCTTGTTTGGCACTGCTACCGAGAACTTAAGTGCTCCTTTTCCAGCTCCCGCCAGTACTTCCGCCGCTATATCCACCGCCACTACTGCTAGCACCGCCGTGTTCACCGCCGCCACTACCACTGCTGCTAATTTCTCTACTTCTGTGCCGCCTACAGTTTTCAGTTTTGGGTCAACTTATTCAACAGCACTGACAACTTCAACGGCCGAAACTGCGaacacaaccaccaccaccaccaccacatcacCTTTTTCCGCTATTACCACCACAACCACCGGAAGTAGCCTCTTTGGCTTCAGTTCTCCGGCAGCTACCATAACCACCACCGCCTCTCAGCCATCGGGATCTTTCCTCAATATCACTAATGGATCTCAGACAAACACACTGGCATCTTCAAGCGGTACTCTTTTTGGTTCATCACCTAGTTTTGATATCGGTTCGTTGGGCCCCACTTCAGAGACCAAATCTGGTCATTCTGCAAGTGGGCCCACTACTAACATATTCGGGTCAACTTGGCAACAACCACAAAATTCTTCTACATTGTCTTCAGTGTTCGCTTTTGGAGCATCTCCTACACCCACACCCACACCTTCATTTGCGACAGGTGGTGCTACCAGCTCATCTTTTGCGGGCCTGCCTGTTTTTGGAGCGGTCGCCACATCaccaaataataataatgatgatcaGATGAGTATGGAAGACAGTATGGCTGAGGACTCGATGCAAACTCAGAGTCCTGTTTCTCCGTTTGGTCAAGCTTCTGTGGGTGCCACACCAGCACCAacacaaaccctaaccccaacaGTGGTTCCTTTCCAATTTGGTGGCCAGTCGAACCAAGCAACGGCGCCTCAGAATTCGTTTCAGTCGTCTAGTTTCAATGGTGGTGTCGGGAGTTTCTCGTTAGGCTCTGGTGGTGAAAAATCTAATAGGAGGATAGTTAGGGTTATGAAAAGCAAAAACAGGAAGAAATGA
- the LOC110922687 gene encoding 7-methylguanosine phosphate-specific 5'-nucleotidase A, whose product MNQAKTETMVNGYSSKAVVVDDPKLLQQKKAAIRLMGPSKFQVIADFDNTLTRFWVDGCRGQSSHGLLQQENPVYNAKRDELFNYYHPIEFDPQLPIDEKTKLMEEWWGKTHGLLIEGGLTYDAIRNSVSSALIAFREGVVELFEYLEERDIPVLIFSAGLADIIEEVLRQKLHRTFKNVKIVSNRMKFDQNGNLVSFTGKLIHSLNKNEHALDMAASLHEELGETDDQIIDSASLKKRTNVLLLGDHMGDLRMSDGLNYETRISVGFLNHNIENSLDNYRKGYDIVYLHDAPMSGVVKLVSELFPASD is encoded by the exons ATGAATCAAGCTAAAACTGAAACAATGGTTAATGGGTATTCTTCAAAAGCTGTTGTTGTTGATGATCCCAAACTGCTTCAACAAAAAAAAGCTGCTATTCGCCTCATGGGTCCCTCGAAAtttcag GTAATCGCAGATTTTGATAATACGCTGACAAGGTTTTGGGTTGATGGATGTCGAGGTCAAT CCAGTCACGGGCTCCTACAACAAGAGAACCCAGTGTACAATGCTAAGAGAGATGAACTATTTAACTACTATCATCCTATAGAATTTGACCCGCAACTTCCAATCGATGAAAAAACAAAGCTCATGGAAGAGTG GTGGGGTAAGACCCATGGTCTTCTTATTGAAGGAGGTCTTACATATGATGCGATAAGAAACTCTGTATCGAGTGCTCTAATTGCTTTCAGAGAAGGTGTTGTTGAGCTTTTTGAGTATTTAGAG GAGAGAGACATTCCAGTTCTCATATTTTCAGCTGGTCTAGCAGATATTATCGAGGAG GTTCTTCGTCAAAAACTTCATAGAACTTTCAAAAACGTTAAGATCGTATCAAACCGGATGAAATTCGATCAAAATGGCAATCTAGTATCTTTTACAG GGAAGTTGATTCATAGCTTGAATAAAAACGAGCATGCTCTTGATATGGCTGCATCTTTGCATGAGGAGTTAGGTGAAACTGATGATCAAATAATCGATAGCGCGTCTCTTAAAAAAAGAACTAACGTGCTACTTCTTGGTGATCATATGGGAGATCTAAGAATGTCGGATGGTTTGAATTACGAAACTCGCATTTCCGTTGGATTTTT GAATCACAACATTGAAAACTCTCTTGATAACTACCGCAAGGGCTATGACATTGTGTATCTa CATGATGCACCGATGTCGGGGGTCGTGAAGCTCGTCTCAGAGCTGTTTCCTGCAAGTGATTAA